The genomic interval GCGCCCGCTCGGCGATGCCGACGGCCGGACCCACGCCGGGACCGCCCGCGATGACGACCGCGCGTGGTTCGCCCTCGTAGTAGTCGGAGCCGAAGGGCCCAGCCACCAGCAGTTCGTCGCCGGCTTCGAGGTCGGCGAGTCGCGGCGCGACTGCACCCTCAGGGTCGATGCCGACGGTCATCTCGAAGGTCCCCTCGACATCCGGCGAGGAGATCGTGTAGAAGCGCGACTCCTCGTCCTCGTCGCCGGGCAGCGTGACCTTGACGAACTGACCCGGTCGCGCGTCGAACTCGGGGGGCGTCTCGATGTCGATTGCGACGGCGTCGGGCCCGACCGAGCGAACCGCTGTGACGGGCAGTAAACGTTCGTCCATATCGGCGAGGTAGAACGGCGGCGACAAGGGGGTTTCGGTCGATTCTGCCGGGAGTTGGACGGATTATTTCACATCCGAATACCCGCGCGGGCGGGCGCACACAGAAGCCTTTTCTCCCCCCGCAGGCTACCCGTTTGGTAGTATGCCAGAGGACCTCAACTGGGCCATCGGCGGCGAAGCCGGCGATGGGATCGACTCTACCGGGAAGATCTTCGCGCAGGCGCTCTCCCGGGCCGGTCGACACGTCTTCACCTCTAAGGACTTCGCCTCCCGGATCCGCGGGGGCTACACCGCGTACAAAGTTCGGACCTCGGTCGACCGCGTCGAGAGCGTCGTCGACCGCCTCGACATCCTCATCGCACTGACCGAGCGCACCATCCACGAGAACGAGGACGAGCTCCACGAGGACTCCGTCATCATCTACGACGGCGAGCGCTCGACGATGCAGGATGTCGAGGTCCCCCACGGCGCGACCGCCCTGGAGGTCCCGCTCAAGCGCCTCGCCGAGGACGCCGGCGGCGCCATCATGCTCAACGTCGTGGCGCTGGGCGCGGCCTGTGAGGTGACGAGCTTCCCGATCGAGAACTTGGACGAGAGCCTCCAGAAACGCTTCGGCGACAAGGGCGAGGCCATCGTCGAGAACAACAAGAAAGCCGCCCGGATGGGCCAGGAGTACGTCCAGGAGGAGTACGACGAGGAGTTCGACTACTCGATGGAGACCACCGACGCGGACTACGTCCTCCTCAACGGCGACGAGGCCATCGGGATGGGTGCCATCGCCGCCGGCTGTCGCTT from Haloarcula pelagica carries:
- a CDS encoding FAD-dependent oxidoreductase, which codes for MDERLLPVTAVRSVGPDAVAIDIETPPEFDARPGQFVKVTLPGDEDEESRFYTISSPDVEGTFEMTVGIDPEGAVAPRLADLEAGDELLVAGPFGSDYYEGEPRAVVIAGGPGVGPAVGIAERALQDGNEAAVVYQDDDPIHVERLDALEADGAFVSLLAEDEDMTEAVADAVADGGQVFVYGFADFLDAATAALEAAGVDADGAKVENFG